In Trichomycterus rosablanca isolate fTriRos1 chromosome 4, fTriRos1.hap1, whole genome shotgun sequence, one DNA window encodes the following:
- the LOC134311949 gene encoding uncharacterized protein LOC134311949, which yields MWRNTKQRNMPKKGKAKGAFPMRNLKDSKVPVPVGRPQYYRGKLGESLNMESAGFDLSDPNMRVTCGSYNSFHDPHLKRFFYRPEKKKQLVKQGLITEDDQVLCSLKDLIRYIKYVENVQLSWHKLFLHEEKHLLKNFLRLKAKGKVAENISSAHFINWLIHRSKSSFRNINKTYPKTRINPNYAELVWEINQRIWLEKLKKVVLQELCVEHKLQPGQTSSSADNQATVNHLDQDSTPPGSLDPLPGSSLVVLPTGNQNQKSCKSTDGAEFVLVMVDDLQSVINGIRTNTVVEEIQENLVPALMEFLKPTPNTYVDLYGSGSSQDKSLTCTNVESRINSDSPSLPDGSVSVSSSDSVEMSSMYTSAELLVLEVLNCSVTLVKQQQEQSSDKASDVEDSDLDDISEQNFFIENSSPSPSLSLISLLDVTSNEKKTPPCDETELALQFSTFEESQTNQVTSGFPESIHSQTTTTNESAEVDEIEQLSEDIVGHTMDMVISILTSQGLLSSDSDKTSPSKSTTPDLGGCESVESFLSQSDSDSQCEALKGQVEHKKRSSPSTSVHSLDKLSPESKKVLSETLIGIQGKLSTQEFPLPSNEMIPPDNTDAIMDLINGILKEIKESSSSDFILSGSSTSSGRTNVSPSKDVQSGSEDNKIIKNIQSDSSIEDIISSVLHNIPELSYCSKSTDTRDLQKCLPKFNDDSKNSPGSADLIKLSDPYNLIPGTVMNKSASEMFMEEFTIPGSVYEEEIPFNQESLRPLTPEIHPVIRRQTLIAWKTMENLSLTPPETINDAENQTIQHVQSIQTRDEPSTAANASDVLGAAGASVNKTPNKKPTGAKMKKKNQVLAFFRRAWQAVKRTFTKPSNKIYPA from the exons ATGTGGAGAAACACTAAGCAGAGAAAC ATGCCAAAAAAAGGTAAAGCGAAAGGTGCCTTCCCCATGAGGAACCTGAAGGACTCAAAGGTTCCTGTCCCTGTGGGGCGGCCCCAATATTACAGGGGTAAATTAGGAGAAAGT TTGAACATGGAATCGGCAGGATTCGACCTGTCAGACCCAAACATGCGAGTGACGTGTGGATCCTATAACAGCTTCCATGATCCACACTTGAAGAGATTCTTTTACCGACCAGAGAAGAAGAAGCAGCTGGTTAAACAGGGCCTCATCACTGAGGATGATCAG GTGCTGTGCTCACTTAAAGATCTGATCCGGTATATAAAATACGTCGAAAACGTTCAGCTGAGCTGGCACAAACTCTTCCTACATGAAGAG AAGCACCTGCTAAAGAATTTCCTGCGTCTGAAGGCGAAAGGTAAAGTCGCCGAGAACATCAGCTCTGCCCACTTTataaactggctcatccacagAAGCAAGAGCTCCTTCAGGAACAT CAACAAGACCTACCCGAAAACCAGAATCAATCCAAACTACGCTGAACTG GTGTGGGAGATAAATCAAAGAATCTGGCTGGAAAAACTGAAGAAAGTAGTTTTACAAGAGCTCTGTGTGGAACACAAACTCCAGCCTGGCCAGACGTCATCAAGTGCAGATAACCAGGCCACAGTCAACCATTTAGATCAGGACTCAACCCCTCCTGGTTCTCTTGATCCTCTGCCTGGTTCATCTCTAGTGGTTCTACCCACTGGAAACCAAAATCA GAAAAGCTGCAAGTCGACTGATGGGGCTGAATTTGTGCTG GTTATGGTGGATGATCTGCAATCGGTTATTAATGGAATCAGAACCAATACAGTAGTGGAGGAAATTCAGGAGAATCTGGTCCCtgctctgatggagtttttgaagcCCACACCAAACACCTACGTGGATCTTTATGGCTCAGGCTCAAGTCAGGATAAAAGCTTGACATGTACAAATGTGGAGAGTAGGATTAATTCAGATAGTCCAAGTCTTCCTGACGGCTCAGTTTCAGTGTCCTCCAGTGACTCTGTGGAGATGTCCTCCATGTACACGTCAGCTGAGCTTTTGGTGCTGGAGGTGCTGAACTGTTCAGTGACTCTGGTGAAACAACAGCAGGAACAAAGCAGTGACAAAGCTTCAGATGTTGAGGACTCAGACTTGGATGATATTAGTGAACAGAACTTTTTCATAGAAAATTCAAGTCCTTCACCAAGTTTGTCTCTTATTTCTTTACTTGATGTCACCTCAAATGAGAAGAAAACTCCACCTTGTGATGAAACAGAACTTGCTCTCCAATTCTCCACCTTTGAAGAATCTCAAACCAATCAGGTGACTTCTGGCTTTCCTGAAAGTATCCATTCTCAGACCACGACCACTAACGAGTCTGCAGAAGTGGATGAAATTGAACAATTAAGTGAAGATATTGTTGGACACACCATGGACATGGTGATTTCAATTCTGACAAGTCAAGGGCTTCTATCATCAGATTCTGATAAAACTTCACCATCCAAATCTACTACACCAGACTTGGGAGGTTGTGAATCTGTTGAATCATTTTTAAGCCAGAGTGACTCAGACAGTCAGTGTGAAGCCCTTAAAGGACAGGTAGAGCACAAAAAACGGAGTTCACCCAGCACAAGCGTCCACTCACTGGACAAACTGAGTCCAGAATCAAAGAAGGTCCTCAGTGAAACTCTGATAGGAATCCAGGGTAAATTATCAACTCAGGAGTTTCCTCTGCCATCCAATGAGATGATTCCACCAGACAACACAGATGCCATCATGGACCTCATTAATGGCATCCTGAAGGAGATTAAGGAATCGTCCAGCTCAGATTTCATTCTTTCTGGATCATCCACCTCATCAGGAAGAACAAACGTCTCCCCGTCAAAAGACGTTCAGTCTGGTTCTGAGGACAACAAGATCATAAAGAACATCCAGTCAGACAGTTCAATTGAAGATATTATAAGTTCTGTACTTCACAACATCCCAGAGCTCAGTTACTGCAGCAAATCTACTGACACAAGAGATCTGCAGAAATGTCTCCCTAAGTTCAACGATGACAGCAAAAATTCTCCAGGTTCTGCTGATCtgattaagctgtctgaccccTACAATCTAATTCCGGGGACAGTTATGAACAAATCAGCTTCAGAAATGTTCATGGAGGAGTTCACCATTCCTGGGTCGGTCTATGAAGAAGAAATCCCTTTCAACCAGGAATCACTTAGACCTTTGACTCCTGAAATCCACCCAGTTATAAGGcgacaaactttgattgcttgGAAGACCATGGAGAATCTGTCTCTTACACCACCTG AGACAATAAATGATGCAGAGAACCAAACCATCCAACATGTTCAGTCCATACAAACGAGAGATGAACCCAGCACAGCTGCAAATGCTTCAGATGTCTTGGGTGCTGCAGGAGCTTCTGTCAACAAAACTCCAAATAAAAAACCAACTG GCGCTAAAATGAAGAAGAAAAATCAGGTCCTTGCTTTCTTCAGGAGAGCCTGGCAGGCAGTGAAACGGACCTTTACCAAACCATCCAACAAGATTTACCCTGCCTAA
- the LOC134311950 gene encoding LOW QUALITY PROTEIN: Fc receptor-like protein 5 (The sequence of the model RefSeq protein was modified relative to this genomic sequence to represent the inferred CDS: substituted 1 base at 1 genomic stop codon) gives MGQLGKKGLGQEESPKAVVSIKPHNQVFSGETVTLRCDIQRGGDAEWTYSWNKTGGFNPVRTTQEFSISSVSKSDGGKYTCRGERKSDSQKSEISDTVILTVSDRPQPVLNVSVQNWLTEGDSVTLSCEVRGSTTGWIFSWYKVIQYRNNLIRRENLVLLSNSSRANTLSPAVPNHTGVYVCGAERGEPVYHTQYSQPQPLWITGESGPVSLIISPSRTQHFSGAALLLSCKGQRDSPGWRVRRYRESKDVSDCLSGWRSASGSTCSISSVFPLHTGVYWCQSESGGSSNPVNITVHDGDVILESPVHPVSKGQSLTLRCLYYNTDLSNLQADFYKDGSVLPNQTTGEMIIHRASNTDDGFYHCKHPEKGESLKSXVSVRVREIPISVLKVISSVMTVSLYVLATVVMAVNYYRVRALTIHDKMQNAGIKE, from the exons ATGGGGCAACTGggcaagaagggccttggtcaggaaG AGAGTCCTAAAGCTGTGGTGAGCATAAAGCCTCATAATCAGGTGTTTAGTGGAGAAACTGTCACTCTCAGATGTGACATACAGAGAGGAGGAGATGCTGAGTGGACATACAGCTGGAATAAAACTGGTGGATTTAACCCAGTTAGAACAACACAGGAGTTCAGTATCAGTTCTGTTAGTAAGTCTGATGGGGGTAAATACACCTGCAGAGGTGAGAGGAAAAGTGACTCCCAGAAATCAGAGATCAGTGATACTGTTATACTGACTGTATCAG ACCGACCACAGCCGGTACTGAATGTATCTGTACAGAACTGGCTGACTGAAGGAGACTCAGTGACTCTAAGCTGTGAGGTTCGGGGCTCCACTACAGGTTGGATATTCAGCTGGTACAAAGTGATTCAATACAGAAACAACTTAATTAGAAGAGAAAACTTAGTTCTCCTCTCAAACAGTAGCAGAGCAAACACTCTCAGCCCTGCTGTTCCCAATCACACAGGGGTTTATGTATGTGGAGCAGAGAGAGGAGAACCAGTCTATCACACACAGTACAGCCAACCACAACCACTGTGGATCACTG GTGAATCTGGTCCAGTGTCTCTCATCATCAGTCCCAGCAGAACTCAACACTTCTCTGGTGCTGCTCTCTTACTGAGCTGTAAAGGACAGAGAGACTCTCCTGGATGGAGAGTGAGACGATACAGAGAGAGTAAAGACGTGTCAGATTGTTTATCAGGTTGGAGATCAGCCTCTGGATCTACATGCAGCATCAGCTCTGTCTTCCCATTACACACTGGAGTGTACTGGTGTCAGTCTGAATCTGGAGGCAGCAGTAATCCTGTCAACATCACAGTGCATG ATGGTGATGTGATCCTGGAGAGTCCTGTCCATCCTGTATCCAAGGGACAATCTCTGACCCTGCGTTGTTTATATTACAACACAGACCTTTCAAACCTCCAAGCTGATTTCTATAAAGATGGATCAGTCCTCCCAAATCAGACTACAGGCGAGATGATCATCCACCGTGCCTCAAATACAGATGATGGCTTCTATCACTGTAAACATCCAGAGAAAGGAGAGTCACTGAAAAGTTAAGTCtcagtcagagtcagag AAATCCCAATATCAGTGCTCAAAGTGATCAGTAGTGTAATGACGGTGTCTCTATATGTACTGGCCACAGTTGTTATGGCAGTGAACTATTACAGAGTTAGAG CTCTGACTATTCATGACAAAATGCAGAATGCAGGAATAAAGGAATGA